One Lysobacter enzymogenes DNA segment encodes these proteins:
- a CDS encoding non-ribosomal peptide synthetase: MPSLHDPLSSAAARRDPGHDDAVGLHRLFERQAARRPEAVALVHDGQRMRYAELNARANRLAQRLIDAGAGPDRLVAFCAQRGFALPVAALAALKAGAAYLPFDPAHASARLASMLADAAPTLALCDDSGRRALGEAALARMRCFDPLADSVCSAAGDDDEPAWAARNPRIAALRPHHLAYVIYTSGSTGAPKGVMVEHRNLLYLAATETARFGVDAHSRIAQFASPGFDASVLELVMALANGAELHLATPAQRASAEAFNEWFERERLTHALLPPAFLQGRALRFAHRPVLMLGGEAPSPALVRELAGQATVINAYGPTEITVCATQWIAPQADAGESAPVPIGRALAGARVYLLDADGRPVARGETGEIHIGGDGVARGYLGRPELSAERFLADPFAVGRGARMYRSGDLARELDDGSLLFLGRNDHQLKLRGYRIEPGEIQARLGEHPQVRECAVLAREDAPGETQLVGYYTGDAAPAALRAFLAARLPDYMLPAAFVALPALPLTGNGKLDRAALPAPGEADRARAQYRPPQGEDERALARLWSELLGLERIGRDDDFFALGGHSLTAARLRVRVRERHGVELPMAALFDHPTLAAFAAAFAGLRAQAPADALPPIEPAPADAAPAVSHAQRRLWFLHQLEPDQVRYNMPLRLDLDGELDVAALRRSLDALFARHQALRTVFASVDGEAQARLLPAQPGPALAEHDLRGEADAAQRLHELCGLDARTPFDLAAGPLIRARLIRTGERAHTLMLVQHHIVCDGWSLHLLGRELGALYAAHRAGAPDPLPPLRVQYPDYAAWEQRWLHGERLAPQADYWRDALAGAPALLALPTDRPRPPRPPQAAGSLPLRIDAERVARLQALCRAHGCSLFMAVAAAWSLVLARLSGQDEVVIGTPSANRERAEIEPLLGFFVNTLALRVDVGGEADVAQLLQRVRAAALGAQANQDLPFEQVVEIAQPERRIDRTPLFQALLAWQSNETGRFDLPGLHVRASQPFAAVRFELELHLREQDGELVGELGYASELFDAATVERQLRYLRAALDAFCARPRQPVARIDLIGADERAHLLEQLGRGEPEAQPRPPECVHRLFERQARATPQATALIHAGRRMDYAELDARAERLARRLRALGAGPDQRVGLCARRGFGVVVGALAALKAGAAYVPLDLDHPRERLAQVLADAAPVAVLADAAGREALAATPANATPALDLDAALADALDGHDREPAELAPQAEPDPQHLAYVIYTSGSTGAPKGVAMPHAPLAQLLHWQRSALAPARRVLQFAALGFDVAFQEIFGALCGGAALVLLDADQRLDLAALPALLRAQRIDRLHLPYIAAQGLAEAVEDGGDAALDALRAHLREIVVAGEQLRLTPQLRWLLRQLPDCRLHNHYGPTETHVAVACALGPDLDAEPDHAPIGRPVSGSRVYLLDRHGQPVPRGAAGELYLAGACVARGYLHRRELESERFLADPFAEPLADPLAEPSAGAVARMYRTGDLARFRADGRLEFLGRNDQQVKIRGFRIEPGEIEARLAEHAQVRECAVLARERPDGQAALVAYAVPAGGDIHPGDDGRGRDWAAALRAHLAARLPDYMLPSAFVAVPALPVTPNGKLDARALPAPDAAAFAHAAFEAPRGASETALAKLWQELLGLDRVGRGDHFFELGGHSLIAVRLLSRIGRAFAIELPLAELFARPRLADLAAAIDARLAQAAQGDDDVPGAPSEPILPRGENDGDGELPLSLAQQRLWFLSRFHGASATYHIPLALRLRGALDTAALRRALDRIFARHEGLRSVFPERGGIAHARLLDPRGGVDWVQRDLRGGDAQARLREHMDEDVDAPFDLAHGPLLRARLSRLDRDTHVLLLVVHHIVADGWSLGVLMDELSALYAAFAAGRADPLPPLPVQYPDYAIWQRRRFAPGRLRAQADYWRGALAGAPALLELPLDRPRPPQQSFAAGFVPLRLDAALTTALKRVAQRHGATVFMTVLAAWSAVLARLSGQDDVVIGAATAGRNRHETEPLIGFFVNTLALRIDLSGAPGPAALLARARKATLDAQAHQDLPFEQVVDALQLPRRLDRTPVFQAMFAWQSDEDALPRLPGVEAGAEPLRLHWAKFDLELVLGERDGGVEGGLNYACALFDPASVERHRDYLLAALTALAAQRPDPVAHWPLLPSREREALVNARNRTEMAFDRDGLLDQAFARQARRTPQADAVVHGEARLSYAELDRRADRLAHRLVARGVVRGDRVALGAQRGFGLIVGILAILKAGAAYVPFDPAYPSARLARILADAAPALALCDAAGHAALAACARPSAIADAAAERGDPSRDSVLPQLDLDDATLWSQGPTQPPQVPGRAASDLAYLIYTSGSTGAPKGVMVEHRNAMHLAAAQARRLRTGRRSRVLQFASIGFDASVFDLLMAFGLGGALYLPDPADRESAPALLDFVRRRRITHATLPPALLQGHAIAPFAHRPTFLLGGEAPSPALVRELSRHARVINAYGPTEITVCASAWTAPRAQAPQAEAADAPVPIGRPLPNVRLYLLDAQRQPVPTGAVGELYIGGAGVARGYFGRPDLTAERFLADPFDPRPGARMYRSGDLARYLPDGELLFLGRNDEQIKLRGFRIEPAEIQAHLDAHPAVRECAVIAREDRAGEPYLAAYVVADPDRAETGDEALAASLRAYLSERLPDYMRPAAFVRVHALPLTAHGKLDRRALPAPGGDHFARAAYHPPRPGEESRLAELWRELLDVQRIGRHDDFFELGGHSLRAVQLAARLDEAFGVRVPVRELFAHPRLDEMAALLASGAQTRGGSDAALDLDAEARLEPGIDGAGLAAATPPAQYRELLLTGATGFLGAFLLQALLQRTQARVHCLVRCADAADGRRRLDAALAALGLRASDPARVAIVPGDLAEPRLGLDARDFADLAERIDAIYHNGAWVNSLHGYVALKPANVGGTREVMRLASNARRKHVHYVSTLSTLPAPAQVRALGEPAEDEEALARCWRALGSGYARSKWVAERLLRAGGERGLPFTVYRPTHIAGAADSGACNASDAWSLFVQACYRLGAAPDIDLRMNSLAVDRMAAAIVELSLRGDSAGRSLNLADAHGYRLADWIDCVLEQPGMAAARRPYAQWLRDCAADPATAAVASILPAELAPGDDDEDHGDTVVGNAMTELLDPAASPPLDREHLRRCARWLYRHRG; this comes from the coding sequence ATGCCTTCTCTCCACGATCCGCTTTCCAGCGCCGCCGCGCGCCGCGATCCCGGCCACGACGATGCGGTCGGCCTGCACCGCCTGTTCGAACGCCAGGCCGCGCGCCGGCCCGAGGCCGTCGCCCTGGTCCACGACGGCCAACGCATGCGCTACGCCGAACTCAACGCGCGCGCCAACCGGCTCGCGCAGCGCCTGATCGACGCCGGCGCCGGCCCCGACCGGCTCGTCGCGTTCTGCGCACAACGCGGCTTCGCCCTGCCGGTGGCCGCGCTGGCCGCGCTCAAGGCCGGCGCCGCCTACCTGCCGTTCGACCCCGCCCACGCGTCCGCGCGGCTGGCCTCGATGCTGGCCGACGCCGCGCCGACCCTGGCGCTGTGCGACGACAGCGGCCGCCGCGCGCTCGGCGAGGCGGCGCTGGCGCGCATGCGCTGCTTCGATCCACTGGCCGACTCCGTTTGCTCCGCCGCCGGCGACGACGACGAACCCGCCTGGGCGGCGCGCAATCCGCGCATCGCCGCGCTGCGCCCGCACCATCTGGCCTACGTCATCTACACCTCCGGCTCGACCGGCGCGCCCAAGGGCGTGATGGTCGAACACCGCAACCTGCTCTATCTCGCCGCGACCGAGACCGCCCGCTTCGGCGTGGACGCGCACAGCCGCATCGCCCAGTTCGCCTCGCCCGGCTTCGACGCCAGCGTGCTGGAACTGGTCATGGCCCTGGCCAACGGCGCCGAACTGCACCTCGCCACACCGGCGCAGCGCGCCAGCGCCGAAGCCTTCAACGAGTGGTTCGAACGCGAGCGGCTGACCCATGCGCTGCTGCCGCCGGCGTTCCTGCAGGGCCGCGCGCTGCGCTTCGCGCATCGGCCGGTGCTGATGCTCGGCGGCGAAGCGCCGAGTCCGGCGCTGGTGCGCGAACTCGCCGGGCAGGCGACCGTGATCAACGCCTACGGCCCGACCGAGATCACCGTCTGCGCGACCCAATGGATCGCGCCGCAGGCCGATGCCGGCGAATCCGCACCGGTGCCGATCGGCCGCGCGCTCGCCGGCGCCCGCGTGTACCTGCTCGATGCCGACGGCCGTCCGGTCGCGCGCGGCGAAACCGGCGAGATCCACATCGGCGGCGACGGCGTCGCGCGCGGTTATCTCGGCCGCCCCGAACTCAGCGCCGAACGCTTCCTCGCCGATCCTTTCGCCGTCGGGCGCGGCGCGCGCATGTACCGCAGCGGCGATCTCGCGCGCGAGCTCGACGACGGCTCGCTGCTGTTCCTGGGCCGCAACGATCACCAGCTCAAGCTGCGCGGCTACCGCATCGAACCGGGCGAGATCCAGGCGCGCCTGGGCGAGCATCCGCAGGTGCGCGAGTGCGCCGTGCTGGCGCGCGAGGACGCGCCGGGCGAAACGCAGTTGGTCGGTTACTACACCGGCGACGCCGCGCCGGCCGCGTTGCGCGCGTTCCTCGCCGCGCGCCTGCCCGACTACATGCTGCCGGCCGCCTTCGTCGCGCTGCCGGCGCTGCCGCTGACCGGCAACGGCAAGCTCGACCGCGCCGCGTTGCCCGCGCCGGGCGAGGCCGACCGCGCGCGCGCGCAGTACCGGCCGCCGCAAGGCGAGGACGAGCGCGCGCTGGCGCGGCTGTGGAGCGAGTTGCTCGGCCTGGAACGGATCGGCCGCGACGACGATTTCTTCGCCCTCGGCGGCCACTCGCTGACCGCCGCGCGGCTGCGCGTGCGCGTGCGCGAACGCCATGGCGTGGAGCTGCCGATGGCGGCGCTGTTCGATCATCCGACCCTGGCGGCGTTCGCCGCCGCGTTCGCCGGCTTGCGTGCGCAGGCGCCGGCGGACGCGCTGCCGCCGATCGAACCTGCGCCGGCCGACGCCGCGCCCGCGGTCTCCCACGCGCAACGGCGGCTGTGGTTCCTGCACCAGCTCGAACCCGATCAGGTCCGCTACAACATGCCGCTGCGCCTGGACCTGGACGGCGAACTCGACGTCGCCGCGCTGCGCCGCAGCCTCGACGCCTTGTTCGCGCGCCATCAGGCGCTGCGCACGGTGTTCGCATCCGTCGACGGCGAAGCGCAGGCGCGCTTGCTGCCGGCGCAGCCGGGGCCGGCCCTGGCTGAGCACGACTTGCGCGGCGAGGCCGACGCGGCGCAGCGCTTGCACGAGCTGTGCGGCCTCGACGCGCGCACGCCGTTCGACCTGGCCGCCGGGCCGCTGATCCGCGCGCGCCTGATCCGCACCGGCGAACGCGCGCATACGCTGATGCTGGTGCAGCACCACATCGTCTGCGACGGCTGGTCGCTGCATCTGCTCGGCCGCGAACTCGGCGCGCTCTACGCCGCGCACCGCGCCGGCGCGCCCGACCCGCTGCCGCCGCTGCGCGTGCAATATCCCGACTACGCCGCGTGGGAACAGCGCTGGCTGCACGGCGAGCGGCTGGCGCCGCAGGCCGATTACTGGCGCGATGCGCTCGCCGGCGCACCGGCGCTGCTGGCGCTGCCGACCGACCGGCCGCGTCCGCCGCGGCCGCCGCAAGCCGCCGGCAGCCTGCCGTTGCGCATCGACGCCGAACGCGTCGCGCGCTTGCAGGCGCTGTGCCGCGCCCACGGCTGCAGCCTGTTCATGGCCGTGGCCGCGGCCTGGTCGCTGGTGCTGGCGCGGCTGTCCGGGCAGGACGAAGTAGTCATCGGCACGCCCTCGGCCAATCGCGAACGCGCCGAGATCGAACCGCTGCTGGGTTTCTTCGTCAACACCCTGGCGCTGCGCGTCGATGTCGGCGGCGAAGCCGACGTCGCCCAACTGCTGCAGCGCGTGCGCGCCGCCGCGCTCGGCGCCCAGGCCAACCAGGACCTGCCGTTCGAGCAAGTGGTCGAAATCGCCCAGCCCGAGCGCCGCATCGACCGCACGCCGTTGTTCCAGGCGCTGCTGGCCTGGCAGAGCAACGAGACCGGACGTTTCGACCTGCCCGGCCTGCACGTGCGCGCGAGCCAGCCGTTCGCGGCGGTGCGCTTCGAGCTGGAACTGCACCTGCGCGAGCAGGACGGCGAACTGGTCGGCGAACTCGGCTATGCCAGCGAACTGTTCGACGCGGCCACCGTCGAGCGCCAGTTGCGCTATCTGCGCGCGGCGCTGGACGCGTTCTGCGCGCGGCCGCGGCAACCGGTCGCGCGCATCGACCTGATCGGCGCGGACGAACGCGCGCACCTGCTCGAACAGCTCGGCCGCGGCGAACCCGAGGCGCAGCCCCGGCCGCCCGAATGCGTGCATCGCCTGTTCGAACGCCAGGCCCGCGCGACCCCGCAGGCGACCGCGCTGATCCATGCCGGGCGACGCATGGACTACGCCGAACTCGACGCGCGCGCCGAACGCCTGGCGCGGCGGCTGCGCGCGCTCGGCGCCGGTCCCGACCAGCGCGTCGGGCTGTGCGCGCGCCGTGGTTTCGGCGTCGTGGTCGGCGCGCTGGCCGCGCTCAAGGCCGGCGCCGCTTACGTGCCGCTGGACCTCGATCATCCGCGCGAACGCCTGGCCCAGGTGCTCGCCGACGCCGCGCCGGTGGCGGTGCTGGCCGACGCCGCGGGACGCGAAGCGCTGGCCGCGACGCCGGCGAACGCGACGCCGGCGCTGGACCTCGACGCGGCGTTGGCGGACGCGCTCGACGGCCACGACCGGGAACCGGCCGAACTCGCGCCGCAGGCCGAACCCGACCCGCAACACCTCGCCTACGTGATCTACACCTCCGGCTCGACCGGCGCGCCCAAGGGCGTGGCGATGCCGCACGCGCCGCTGGCGCAGTTGCTGCACTGGCAACGCAGCGCGCTGGCGCCGGCGCGACGCGTGCTGCAGTTCGCCGCGCTCGGCTTCGACGTGGCGTTCCAGGAGATCTTCGGCGCGCTGTGCGGCGGCGCCGCGCTGGTGCTGCTCGACGCCGACCAGCGCCTGGACCTCGCCGCGCTGCCGGCGCTGTTGCGCGCGCAGCGCATCGACCGCCTGCACCTGCCCTACATCGCCGCGCAGGGACTGGCCGAAGCCGTCGAGGACGGCGGCGACGCGGCGCTGGACGCGCTGCGCGCGCACCTGCGCGAGATCGTCGTCGCCGGCGAGCAGTTGCGCCTGACTCCGCAACTGCGCTGGCTGCTGCGGCAGTTGCCGGATTGCCGGCTGCACAATCATTACGGCCCGACCGAAACCCACGTCGCGGTCGCTTGCGCGCTGGGTCCCGACCTCGACGCCGAACCCGACCATGCGCCGATCGGACGGCCGGTCTCGGGCAGCCGCGTCTACCTGCTCGACCGCCACGGCCAGCCGGTGCCGCGCGGCGCCGCCGGCGAGCTGTACCTGGCCGGCGCATGCGTGGCGCGCGGCTACCTGCACCGGCGCGAACTCGAATCCGAGCGTTTTCTCGCCGACCCGTTCGCCGAACCGCTCGCCGATCCGCTCGCCGAGCCGTCGGCCGGCGCGGTCGCGCGCATGTACCGCACCGGCGACCTCGCCCGCTTCCGCGCCGACGGGCGGCTGGAATTCCTCGGCCGCAACGACCAGCAGGTCAAGATCCGCGGCTTCCGCATCGAGCCGGGCGAAATCGAGGCGCGTCTGGCCGAACACGCGCAGGTGCGCGAGTGCGCGGTGCTCGCGCGCGAACGTCCCGACGGCCAGGCCGCGCTGGTGGCCTATGCGGTGCCCGCCGGCGGCGACATCCACCCCGGCGACGACGGCCGCGGCCGCGACTGGGCCGCCGCGCTGCGCGCACACCTGGCCGCGCGCCTGCCCGACTACATGCTGCCTTCGGCCTTCGTCGCCGTGCCCGCGCTGCCGGTCACGCCCAACGGCAAACTCGACGCGCGCGCTCTGCCGGCGCCGGACGCGGCCGCGTTCGCCCACGCCGCGTTCGAGGCGCCGCGCGGCGCCAGCGAAACCGCGCTGGCGAAGCTGTGGCAGGAACTGCTCGGGCTGGACCGGGTCGGCCGCGGCGACCACTTCTTCGAACTCGGCGGCCATTCGCTGATCGCGGTGCGGCTGCTGAGCCGGATCGGCCGGGCCTTCGCGATCGAGCTGCCGCTGGCCGAACTGTTCGCGCGCCCGCGCCTGGCCGATCTGGCCGCGGCCATCGACGCGCGCCTGGCACAGGCGGCGCAAGGCGACGACGACGTACCGGGCGCGCCGTCCGAGCCGATCCTGCCGCGCGGCGAAAACGACGGCGACGGCGAACTGCCGCTGTCGCTGGCGCAGCAACGGTTGTGGTTCCTCTCGCGCTTCCACGGCGCCAGCGCCACCTACCACATCCCGCTGGCGCTGCGCCTGCGCGGCGCGCTCGATACCGCCGCGCTGCGCCGCGCCCTGGACCGGATCTTCGCCCGCCACGAAGGCCTGCGCAGCGTGTTTCCCGAGCGCGGCGGCATCGCCCACGCGCGCCTGCTCGATCCGCGCGGCGGCGTCGACTGGGTGCAGCGCGACCTGCGCGGCGGCGACGCTCAGGCGCGTCTGCGCGAACACATGGACGAGGACGTCGACGCGCCGTTCGACCTCGCCCACGGGCCGCTGCTGCGCGCGCGCCTGTCGCGCCTGGACCGAGACACCCACGTGCTGTTGCTGGTGGTGCACCACATCGTCGCCGACGGCTGGTCGCTGGGCGTGCTGATGGACGAGTTGAGCGCGCTCTACGCCGCCTTCGCCGCCGGCCGCGCCGATCCGCTGCCGCCGCTGCCGGTGCAGTACCCCGACTACGCGATCTGGCAACGCCGCCGGTTCGCGCCCGGGCGCCTGCGCGCGCAGGCCGACTACTGGCGCGGCGCGCTGGCCGGCGCGCCGGCGCTGCTGGAACTGCCGCTGGACCGGCCGCGCCCGCCGCAGCAATCCTTCGCCGCCGGGTTCGTGCCGCTGCGCCTGGACGCGGCGCTGACCACCGCGCTCAAGCGCGTCGCCCAACGCCACGGCGCGACCGTGTTCATGACCGTGCTGGCGGCGTGGAGCGCGGTGCTGGCGCGGCTGTCGGGCCAGGACGACGTGGTGATCGGAGCGGCCACCGCCGGCCGCAACCGCCACGAAACCGAGCCGCTGATCGGCTTCTTCGTCAACACCCTGGCGCTGCGCATCGACCTGTCCGGCGCGCCCGGCCCGGCCGCGCTGCTGGCGCGCGCGCGCAAGGCCACGCTCGACGCGCAGGCGCACCAGGACCTGCCGTTCGAGCAAGTGGTCGACGCGCTGCAATTGCCGCGCCGGCTCGACCGCACGCCGGTGTTCCAGGCGATGTTCGCCTGGCAGAGCGACGAGGACGCGTTGCCGCGCCTGCCCGGCGTGGAGGCCGGCGCCGAACCGCTGCGCCTGCACTGGGCCAAGTTCGACCTGGAACTGGTGCTGGGCGAGCGCGACGGCGGCGTCGAAGGCGGCCTCAACTACGCCTGCGCGCTGTTCGACCCGGCCAGCGTCGAGCGCCATCGCGATTACCTGCTGGCGGCGCTGACCGCGCTCGCCGCGCAACGCCCCGATCCGGTCGCGCACTGGCCGCTGCTGCCGTCGCGCGAACGCGAGGCGCTGGTAAACGCGCGCAACCGCACCGAGATGGCGTTCGACCGCGACGGTCTGCTCGACCAGGCCTTCGCCCGCCAGGCGCGGCGCACGCCGCAAGCCGACGCGGTGGTCCACGGCGAGGCGCGGCTGAGCTATGCCGAACTCGACCGCCGCGCCGATCGCCTCGCCCACCGTCTGGTCGCGCGCGGCGTGGTCCGCGGCGACCGGGTCGCGCTGGGCGCGCAACGCGGCTTCGGCCTGATCGTCGGGATCCTCGCGATCCTCAAGGCCGGCGCGGCCTACGTGCCGTTCGATCCGGCCTATCCCTCGGCCCGGCTCGCGCGCATCCTCGCCGACGCCGCGCCGGCGCTGGCGCTGTGCGACGCCGCCGGCCACGCCGCGCTGGCGGCTTGCGCGCGCCCGTCGGCGATTGCGGACGCCGCCGCCGAACGCGGCGACCCGTCGCGCGACAGCGTATTGCCGCAGTTGGACCTCGACGACGCAACCCTGTGGTCGCAGGGCCCGACCCAGCCGCCGCAGGTCCCCGGGCGCGCGGCGTCGGACCTGGCCTATCTCATCTACACCTCCGGCTCGACCGGCGCGCCCAAGGGCGTGATGGTCGAACACCGCAACGCGATGCACCTGGCCGCGGCGCAGGCGCGGCGCCTGCGCACCGGCCGGCGCAGCCGGGTGCTGCAGTTCGCCTCGATCGGCTTCGACGCCAGCGTGTTCGACCTGCTGATGGCGTTCGGACTCGGCGGCGCGCTGTACCTGCCCGATCCGGCCGATCGCGAAAGCGCGCCGGCGCTGCTGGACTTCGTCCGCCGCCGCCGCATCACCCACGCGACCCTGCCGCCGGCGTTGCTGCAAGGCCACGCGATCGCGCCGTTCGCGCACCGCCCGACGTTCCTGCTCGGCGGCGAAGCGCCGAGCCCGGCCTTGGTGCGCGAGCTGTCGCGGCATGCGCGCGTGATCAACGCCTACGGCCCCACCGAGATCACCGTCTGCGCCAGCGCCTGGACCGCGCCGCGCGCGCAGGCGCCGCAGGCCGAAGCCGCCGATGCGCCGGTGCCGATCGGCCGGCCGCTGCCGAACGTGCGCCTGTACCTGCTCGATGCGCAGCGGCAACCGGTGCCGACCGGCGCGGTCGGCGAGTTGTACATCGGCGGCGCCGGGGTCGCCCGCGGCTACTTCGGCCGCCCCGACCTCACCGCCGAACGCTTCCTCGCCGATCCCTTCGACCCGCGGCCGGGCGCGCGCATGTACCGCAGCGGCGATCTCGCCCGTTACCTGCCCGACGGCGAGCTGCTGTTCCTCGGCCGCAACGACGAGCAGATCAAGCTGCGCGGCTTCCGCATCGAGCCGGCGGAAATCCAGGCCCACCTCGATGCGCATCCGGCGGTGCGCGAATGCGCGGTGATCGCGCGCGAGGACCGCGCCGGCGAACCTTATCTGGCGGCCTACGTGGTCGCCGATCCGGATCGCGCGGAAACCGGCGATGAAGCCCTGGCCGCATCGCTGCGCGCGTACTTGAGCGAACGCCTGCCCGACTACATGCGTCCGGCCGCGTTCGTGCGCGTGCACGCGCTGCCGCTGACCGCGCACGGCAAGCTCGACCGGCGCGCGCTGCCCGCGCCCGGCGGCGACCACTTCGCCCGCGCCGCCTACCATCCGCCGCGGCCCGGCGAAGAATCGCGCCTGGCCGAACTGTGGCGCGAATTGCTGGACGTGCAGCGGATCGGCCGCCACGACGATTTCTTCGAACTCGGCGGGCACTCGCTGCGCGCGGTGCAACTGGCCGCGCGGCTGGACGAGGCCTTCGGCGTGCGGGTGCCGGTGCGCGAGTTGTTCGCGCATCCGCGTCTGGACGAGATGGCCGCGTTGCTGGCGAGCGGCGCGCAGACGCGCGGAGGGTCCGACGCTGCGCTCGATCTGGACGCCGAAGCGCGACTGGAGCCGGGCATCGACGGCGCCGGGCTCGCCGCGGCGACGCCGCCGGCGCAGTACCGCGAACTGCTGCTGACCGGCGCCACCGGCTTCCTCGGCGCGTTCCTGCTGCAGGCGCTGCTGCAACGCACCCAGGCGCGGGTGCATTGCCTGGTGCGCTGCGCCGACGCCGCCGACGGCCGGCGCCGGCTCGACGCCGCCCTGGCCGCGCTCGGCTTGCGCGCCAGCGATCCGGCGCGCGTGGCGATCGTGCCGGGCGATCTGGCCGAGCCGCGGCTCGGCCTGGACGCGCGCGACTTCGCCGACTTGGCCGAACGCATCGACGCGATCTACCACAACGGCGCCTGGGTCAACTCGCTGCACGGTTACGTCGCGCTCAAGCCGGCCAACGTCGGCGGCACCCGCGAAGTCATGCGTCTGGCATCGAACGCGCGGCGCAAGCACGTGCACTACGTCTCGACCCTGAGCACCCTGCCCGCGCCGGCGCAAGTGCGCGCGCTCGGCGAGCCCGCCGAGGACGAAGAAGCGCTGGCGCGCTGCTGGCGCGCGCTCGGCTCGGGCTACGCGCGCAGCAAGTGGGTCGCCGAACGCTTGCTGCGCGCCGGCGGCGAACGCGGCCTGCCGTTCACCGTCTACCGTCCCACCCATATCGCCGGCGCGGCCGACAGCGGCGCCTGCAACGCCAGCGACGCCTGGAGCCTGTTCGTGCAAGCCTGCTACCGGCTCGGCGCCGCGCCGGACATCGACCTGCGCATGAACTCGCTGGCGGTGGACCGCATGGCCGCGGCGATCGTCGAACTGTCGCTGCGCGGCGACAGCGCCGGACGCAGCCTCAACCTCGCCGACGCGCACGGTTACCGCCTCGCCGACTGGATCGACTGCGTGCTCGAACAACCCGGCATGGCCGCCGCCCGCCGCCCGTACGCGCAGTGGTTGCGCGATTGCGCGGCCGACCCGGCCACCGCCGCGGTCGCCTCGATCCTGCCGGCCGAACTGGCGCCGGGCGACGACGACGAGGATCACGGCGACACCGTCGTCGGCAACGCCATGACCGAACTGCTCGACCCGGCCGCCAGCCCGCCGCTGGACCGCGAACACCTGCGCCGCTGCGCGCGCTGGCTGTACCGCCATCGCGGCTGA
- a CDS encoding DUF4180 domain-containing protein yields the protein MNDANPAADDAPVFTVLPLGNERVLLCPADGAPIADARAATDLIGEASFAGATVLAIAAQRLDASFFRLASGLAGEIAQKAANYRLRLAVVGDIQAQLQRSSALRDWVRECGEGRTVLFVADLDELARRLGSG from the coding sequence ATGAACGACGCCAATCCCGCCGCCGACGACGCACCGGTGTTCACGGTGTTGCCGCTAGGCAACGAACGGGTGTTGCTGTGTCCGGCCGACGGCGCGCCGATCGCCGACGCGCGCGCGGCGACCGACCTGATCGGCGAAGCCTCGTTCGCCGGCGCGACGGTGCTGGCGATCGCGGCGCAGCGGCTGGACGCGTCGTTCTTCCGCCTCGCCAGCGGCCTGGCCGGTGAGATCGCGCAGAAGGCGGCGAACTATCGCCTGCGCCTGGCGGTGGTCGGCGACATCCAGGCGCAGTTGCAACGCAGTTCGGCCTTGCGCGACTGGGTGCGCGAATGCGGCGAAGGGCGCACGGTGTTGTTCGTCGCCGACCTCGACGAACTGGCGCGACGGCTCGGCTCGGGCTGA
- a CDS encoding isocitrate lyase/PEP mutase family protein yields MTPQSERAERFRRLHYDDPQRPGPLLLANAWDAGSARLIESLGAPAVATTSAGVAWAHGFADGDHLPVPRLVATVADIVRAVRVPLSVDVEGGYSDDPDTVADHVAGLVEVGAVGINIEDGGGAPELLCAKIERIRRATATLGVALFVNARTDVYLRGLVPEAQRVDETLARAARYREAGADGLFVPGLTDETQVRAIAAGAGLPLNLLARAALPPASQLREWGVRRLSAGSDLAQSAHARVRALAADFLRDGDSRPLSAQALPYSELNALFSPR; encoded by the coding sequence ATGACCCCGCAAAGCGAACGCGCCGAGCGCTTCCGCCGCCTCCACTACGACGACCCGCAGCGTCCGGGCCCGCTGCTGCTCGCCAACGCCTGGGACGCCGGCAGCGCGCGCCTGATCGAAAGCCTGGGCGCGCCCGCCGTCGCCACCACCAGCGCCGGCGTGGCCTGGGCGCACGGTTTCGCCGACGGCGACCATCTGCCGGTGCCGCGCCTGGTCGCCACCGTCGCCGACATCGTCCGCGCAGTGCGGGTGCCGCTGAGCGTGGACGTGGAAGGCGGCTACTCCGACGATCCCGACACCGTCGCCGACCACGTCGCCGGCCTGGTCGAGGTCGGCGCGGTCGGCATCAACATCGAAGACGGCGGCGGCGCGCCGGAGCTGCTGTGCGCCAAGATCGAGCGGATCCGGCGGGCGACCGCGACGCTGGGCGTGGCGCTGTTCGTCAATGCGCGCACCGACGTCTACCTGCGCGGCCTGGTCCCCGAAGCGCAGCGCGTGGACGAAACCTTGGCGCGCGCGGCGCGCTACCGCGAGGCCGGCGCCGACGGCCTGTTCGTGCCCGGACTGACCGACGAAACCCAGGTGCGCGCGATCGCCGCCGGCGCCGGCCTGCCGCTGAACCTGCTCGCGCGCGCCGCGCTGCCGCCGGCATCGCAGTTGCGCGAATGGGGCGTGCGCCGGCTCAGCGCCGGCTCCGACCTCGCCCAATCGGCGCATGCGCGGGTGCGCGCGCTGGCCGCGGACTTCCTGCGCGACGGCGACTCGCGCCCGCTGTCGGCGCAGGCCCTGCCCTACTCCGAACTCAACGCGCTGTTCTCGCCGCGCTGA